A single Vigna radiata var. radiata cultivar VC1973A chromosome 8, Vradiata_ver6, whole genome shotgun sequence DNA region contains:
- the LOC106770437 gene encoding uncharacterized protein LOC106770437 has translation MAMQKELNQFKKNNVWELVPRTENIQEEFEMSMIGEITNFLGLQVKQNENDIFIQQSKYCTDLLKKYKMLDCKEATTHIATKWYLDLEEKGNAIDQKMYRGMIGSQLYLTSTRSDIMHNVCLCARFQSQPKESHLTAIKIILKYLKGIKNLGLCYPSGSNIFLKGYSDSDFGGYKLDRKRTSGTCHLLGCSLVS, from the exons ATGGCCATGCAAAAAGAATTGAATCAGTTTAAAAAGAACAACGTGTGGGAGCTAGTTCCAAGAACAGAAAATATTCAG GAAGAGTTTGAGATGTCCATGATTGGAGAAATCACGAATTTTCTTGGGCTTCAAGTTAAGCAGAATGAGAACGACATCTTCATACAACAATCTAAATACTGCACTGATCTATTGAAGAAGTACAAAATGTTGGATTGCAAAGAAGCTACAACTCATATAGCAACCAAATGGTATCTTGACCTTGAAGAGAAAGGCAATGCTATAGACCAGAAAATGTACAGAGGTATGATCGGATCTCAATTGTACTTAACTTCCACTAGATCGGATATCATGCATAATGTCTGTCTTTGTGCTAGGTTTCAGTCTCAACCAAAGGAATCACACTTAACtgctataaaaataattttgaaatatttaaaaggaatCAAGAATCTTGGACTGTGTTATCCCAGTGGttcaaacatttttcttaaaggatacagtgattctgattttggaggCTATAAGCTAGACAGAAAGAGAACTAGTGGTACATGTCATCTGTTAGGATGTTCACTAGTATCTTag